The Streptomyces sp. GSL17-111 region GTGGGCGGCGGCCGGTGCGCTCCCGGGCGGCGGCAGGTGGACCGTGGCGAGCGGTTCGGCTCTCGCTCCGTCGAGATCCAGGACGGGGGCGGGAGCGCCGAGCGCCCCGGCGGCGAGCCACAGGGCGGCCACGGCGTGACCGGTGTCCAGCAGGGCGAGCGGCCAGGCGCGGTGCCCGTAGTGGGACCGCGTCCGGGCGAGCGTCACGCTGAGCTCGGCCCGGACCCCGGGCGGTACGGGGCCGGGTGCGGCACCGAGCCGGTGGACGCGGTCGGCCAGCGGGTCGTAGCCGTAGCGGCCGGGCGGCAGGGGTGCGGCGGCGCCCACGGTCAGGCGGACGTCGACGGGGTGCAGCCCTCCGGCGGAGGAGGCGGGGCGCAGCCGTCCGCCCGCGTCCCGGGCGGCGAGGGAGAGCCGCAGCAGGGGGCCGAGGTCGACCTCGCCGGGACGGGCGGCGGGCACCGGGCGCGCGGGGCCGGGCCAGTGGGGCACGGGCGGGCCGGGCGGCGTGTCCGGGCCGGGGGTCTCGGCGCCGCGCGCCCGGGCGAGGACGGCGGGCAGGTCGGCGTCGGCGCTCGGGGCCGCGCCGGTGGGGACGCCGGTGGGGACGTCGGACGGGGGACGGGTCATGACGGCGGGCTCACATGTGCGGCGGCGGGGCGAGGCTGAAGTCCGCCGGCGCGTGCGGGGCGGACGTCCGCCAGCCCCGGGCCACAGCGGCCTCGGCGAACCGCGCGCAGCCCAGGTAGGCGAAGGCGGCGGGGGCGTTGGGCACCAGCCCGGAGACGAGGACGCGGGCGACGCGCAGCGGGGTCTCGGCCACGTCCTCGGTGGTGAGGTCGGCCGTGACGACGCGGTGGCCGCCCGCGTGCAGGGCGCCCCACAGCCGTTCCCGGCCGCCGGGCTCGATCGCGTCGACGGGAACGACGCCGAGCGCGGGCTCGGTGAAGCGGCGCGCCTCGGCGGCCATGCGCGGATCGAGCCACACCTGGACGTGCGCCCCGAGGTCGCGGACGGCCGCGAAGTCGGGCCCGCAGGAGTCCAGGTACCGGGCGTCGGCACGGTGGTCGAGGTAGAGCCCGCGGGCGAGCAGCCCGGCCTCCACGGCGCGGAAGACCCAGCCGTCGGGTGCGGTGAGGCCCTGGGTGAACACCCAGGTGTGCACGGCCTCCAGGACGGCCTTGCGGGCGGCTTCTGCCGGGTCCTCGCGGCAGGCGAACCCGGCGGCGTACACGCCGCGTTCCGGGTCGTGGACGAGTGCGGCGACGCACGGTGCGAACTCGGAGGGCATCTCGGTCAGCCACAACCGCAGCCCCGAACCGGTCAGTTCCTCCGTGAGGCCCGGCACGCTGGCCGGGTCGATGCCCCGCGTGGGGCCGTCGAGGTGCCACCACAGTTCCAGCGCGTCGCGCTCCACGACCTCCAGCAGGCCGCGCTCGACGGCGTCCGTCAGGCCCTGCCCGGTGGCGATGCCCGCGTAGTTGAGGTGGTGCGTGCGCGGGTAGGACCTCAACTCGCCCTGACGCCAGTTGAGGTGGGTCAGGGAGACCGGTATCCGGCACTCGGCGACGCCGCCGTCCGGCAGGTGCTCCTGCCCCCGGGCCCACAGGGCGGGGGTGTGCTCGTCCAGGGGCCGGTAGGGGAAGCCCGGCCGGGCGTACTGCCAGGGGGCGTAGCGCGGGAGGTCGGCGGGGCCGAGGTGGCGCAGGCCGGCGGCCACGAGTTCGGCGGGCGTCGCGGCCAGCGGCGCGTCGCGGTGGCCGGGCGGCGGGACGCGGTTGCCGCAGTACCGCTCGACGGCTTCGGCGACGGCGGCGACGCGGGCCCCCTCGGGGTCGTCGAAGGTGGTGCCCAGCGAGACGCGGTCGGCGGGCCAGGCGCCGAGCCGCCGGGCGTCGGCGACCTCGGCGGTCATCGCGACGTAGCGGGGTGGCGCGCCGGTGGGGTGCGCGACCGGCTCCACGGACCGCACGATGCCGCACACCGGGTCCACGAGGGCGTCGAGGGGCAGGGTGGGCGGGGTGGTCATCGGCAGATCTCCTGAACGGGGTCGACCGCGTCGGTGAAGCGGCACGGGCGGACGGCGGGCAGCACCAGCGCACCGCCCGCGGTGGTCACGGCGCGCCGGGAGGGGCGCAGCACGGTCGCGGTCACCGGGTTCTCGCGGGTGTGCGGGTTGCGGGCGTGGGCGGGGAAGTGGTGTCCGGCGATCTCCAGCCGCAGCCGGAAGCCGGGGGGCAGCCGCCGGGCCAGGTGCCCGAGCGGCACCGTGACGTCGGCGGGGCGGCCGGGCGGGTCGTGACGGCGGGTGACGCCGGTGGCCAGGTGGACGGCGGCCCCGGACGGCGCGAGGGCGATGAGCCGGGCGACCCAGTCGGCACTCGGCGTGTCGGCGGTGACGCGCAGCCGGACGGCGGCCTCGCCCAGCAGGTCGAGGGGGCGGGGCAGCGGTGCGGCGAGCAGCACGCAGCGGTCCGCCGCGCCGTCCGGGCGGCGCGGCACGGTCAGGTCGTCGGAGCGGACGGGGTCGTGCGGGTCCGCCGTGAAGCGGCTCCCGCCGAGGACGCGGAGCCCACCGGGCCGACCGAAGCGCTGCACGAGCGGGCGCGGCCGCAGCCGGGCGGCGGGCCCGGCGGCCGGGAGCCACAGGGGTGCGCCGCCCAGCGCGAGCACGCCGCGCGGCTGCGGCTCCAGCCGGCCGTCGAGGGCGAGCCGGGCCCAGCGCGCGTACAGCGGGCCGAGGGCGACCCGGTGCGCCGGGTCGGCGTCCGGCCCCGGGGCGGCCGTCAGGCCGTGCGCCCAGGGGCCGAGGAGCAGCCGGGCGGGCGCACCCCGCCACCGCCCCCAGAGCGCCAACGTGTCGGCGAGGAAGGGGTCGTGGGTGCCTCCGACGGCGAGCAGCGGCACGGTCGCCCGCGCGGCGGCCCGGACGATCCGCCCGCGTCCCCGACCGCGCCACAGCTGCGGCCAGGACGGCAGCGGGCGGCCGAGGCGCTGCGGCAGGTCGGTGAGCGGCAGGTGGTCCAGCAGGTGCGGGTCCCGTGCCAGCGCCCGGGCGAGGGCGTCCGGATCGCTGTCGGGCCGGTCGCCGTGCGCGAGCCACCAGCCGGCCCGGGACCACAGCCGTTCGGGCCCGGTCGGCTCCCGGGCGGTGTCGGCGGGGCCGAGGGCCGGAACGGCGGCGATGACGGCGTCGGGCCGGGCGTCGGGCGCGGCGTCGAGCGCCGGGGCCAGCGCGCTGTACGCGGCGTAGGAGGCCCCGGCGGCGACGACGCGGCCGTCGCTCCAGGGGCGGGCACGCACCCAGCGCAGGGCGGCGGCCCCGTCGGCGCGCTCGTGGTGGTAGGGCCGCCACTCCCCCGCCGAGCCGTGGCGTCCCCGCACGTCCTGCGCCAGGGCGGCGAAGCCGCGCCGGGCCCAGGACGCCAGCTCGGCGTGGTGGAGCCGCCGGTCGTAGGGCGTGCGGATCAGGACGGTCGGGTGCGGTCCGGGCCCGGCGGGCAGGCACAGGCCGGTCGCGAGCGGTGTGCCGTCGGCGGCCGGCAGGTGCTCGGTGTGCACGCGTGCGGTCACCGCCGGGGCCTGACGGGCGGGGCGACGGGCGGCACGGGCAGGACGGCGTGCTGGGTCACCGTCAGGTCCCGAAGGTCGACCCGGCGCAGCCGACGGGTGACGGGCAGGGCGCCGGGCCGGGGGGCGGCGCCGGTGGCCCAGTGGGTCAGGTCGGCGGCGAGCAGAGCGGCGACGAAGGCGGCCGCCGCCGGGGTGAGGGTGACGGGCGCCCCGGCCGTGCGGTGGCCGGCCCAGTAGGCGGCGAGTTCGCGGTGGGCCGGGGTGGCGGCCAGGCGGCGGGACCGCACGTGGGCGGAGGAGACGTCACCCGGACCGCAGGCGAGCGGCTCGATCCACAGCTGGTGCCCCTCCCGGTGGCAGCGCAGCCACGCCGTGCCCCGTGCGGGCAGGTGGTCGGCGTCGTCCCACAGGCCGGGCGGCACGGGCCCGTCGAGGCACCAGACGACGGCGGCGGGCCGACCGGTGCCGAGCTCGGCGGGCGAGACCGTGCGGGGAGCGGCACCGGCGGCGGCGAGGGAGGCGGCGAGCGGGCCGGTGAGCGCGGGAGCGCCCAACAGCCTCACGTCGCGGCGGTGTCGGGGCCACGGCGGCGGATCGTCGTTCTCGTTGTCGCTCTCGGCGAGGTACCCGGCGTCGGCGAAGGCGGCGACAAGACGGTCGAGCGCGTCGGCGTCGGCGGCGGCGGGGGCGGTGGCGGCGCGGCCGGAGAGACGGTCCAGCAGGCGGTCCTGGTCCGCCTCCCCGGTGCTGATGCGCAGGAACTCACCGTCCGCGGTGCGCAGGGCCGGCCCACCGCCGGGAACGGCGACGACCTCCACTCCGGGGGCGAGCCGGCTGCTGGTCATGAGAGGGGCTCCTTCGGTGCGGTCGGGGGCGGGCCCGGCCCGGAGGCCGGGCCCGCCGGGTGGGGTCTTACTCCTCGTTGTCGTCGAAGGGGTTCTCGACGAGCGCGTTGGAGTGGCTGGCCGAGGCGTGGGCCAGCTGGCCCGGGTCGGCGATGGGGGCGAAGACCTTCTCCTGCTCCATGAATTCCTCCTGGAGTTGAGGTGGTTGACGTCACCCGATCGGGTGACGCAGGAAAAGACTAAGTGAAAACGATTGTCATGTGCCAGTCGTAAGAGGGTGATCCGGGTAACACACCGGCCATCCGCCGTGCGGGTCCTCCCCCACGCGTCCGGCCACGTCGAGCACCTCGGCCAGGAACGCGGGCGTGACGACCTCCTTCGGTGCCCCGTCCGCGACGATCCGGCCGTCCCGCAGCGCGACGACGCGCTCGGCGAACCGGGCGGCGTGGCCCAGGTCGTGCAGCACCATCACCACCGTCATCCCCCGCTCGGCCCGCAACCGCACCACCGTCTGGAGGACCTCCAGTTGATGGCGCAGGTCCAGGTACGTCGTGGGCTCGTCCAGCAGCAGGACGCGGGTGTCCTGGGCGAGCGCCATGGCGAGCCGGACGCGTTGCCGCTCGCCGCCGGAGAGCGCGTCCACCGGGCGGTCCGCCCAGGACGCGACGCCGGTGTCGGCCAGCGCCCGGCGCACGGCGGCGTCCTCCCCGTCCCGCAGCATGCCGAGCGGGCC contains the following coding sequences:
- the amiA gene encoding streptamidine family RiPP, giving the protein MEQEKVFAPIADPGQLAHASASHSNALVENPFDDNEE
- a CDS encoding CocE/NonD family hydrolase, with the translated sequence MTARVHTEHLPAADGTPLATGLCLPAGPGPHPTVLIRTPYDRRLHHAELASWARRGFAALAQDVRGRHGSAGEWRPYHHERADGAAALRWVRARPWSDGRVVAAGASYAAYSALAPALDAAPDARPDAVIAAVPALGPADTAREPTGPERLWSRAGWWLAHGDRPDSDPDALARALARDPHLLDHLPLTDLPQRLGRPLPSWPQLWRGRGRGRIVRAAARATVPLLAVGGTHDPFLADTLALWGRWRGAPARLLLGPWAHGLTAAPGPDADPAHRVALGPLYARWARLALDGRLEPQPRGVLALGGAPLWLPAAGPAARLRPRPLVQRFGRPGGLRVLGGSRFTADPHDPVRSDDLTVPRRPDGAADRCVLLAAPLPRPLDLLGEAAVRLRVTADTPSADWVARLIALAPSGAAVHLATGVTRRHDPPGRPADVTVPLGHLARRLPPGFRLRLEIAGHHFPAHARNPHTRENPVTATVLRPSRRAVTTAGGALVLPAVRPCRFTDAVDPVQEICR
- a CDS encoding YcaO-like family protein, which encodes MTTPPTLPLDALVDPVCGIVRSVEPVAHPTGAPPRYVAMTAEVADARRLGAWPADRVSLGTTFDDPEGARVAAVAEAVERYCGNRVPPPGHRDAPLAATPAELVAAGLRHLGPADLPRYAPWQYARPGFPYRPLDEHTPALWARGQEHLPDGGVAECRIPVSLTHLNWRQGELRSYPRTHHLNYAGIATGQGLTDAVERGLLEVVERDALELWWHLDGPTRGIDPASVPGLTEELTGSGLRLWLTEMPSEFAPCVAALVHDPERGVYAAGFACREDPAEAARKAVLEAVHTWVFTQGLTAPDGWVFRAVEAGLLARGLYLDHRADARYLDSCGPDFAAVRDLGAHVQVWLDPRMAAEARRFTEPALGVVPVDAIEPGGRERLWGALHAGGHRVVTADLTTEDVAETPLRVARVLVSGLVPNAPAAFAYLGCARFAEAAVARGWRTSAPHAPADFSLAPPPHM
- a CDS encoding ABC transporter ATP-binding protein; translation: MDLTEPPGISVEGAGFGYPGRPVLRDVDLRVPPGELTALVGLNGCGKSTLLRLVAGLLKPDRGRVLLGDDDLARLGRRAAARRVALLHQSAPAVPGMTVRQLVRQGRYAQRGPLGMLRDGEDAAVRRALADTGVASWADRPVDALSGGERQRVRLAMALAQDTRVLLLDEPTTYLDLRHQLEVLQTVVRLRAERGMTVVMVLHDLGHAARFAERVVALRDGRIVADGAPKEVVTPAFLAEVLDVAGRVGEDPHGGWPVCYPDHPLTTGT
- a CDS encoding SagB/ThcOx family dehydrogenase, with protein sequence MTRPPSDVPTGVPTGAAPSADADLPAVLARARGAETPGPDTPPGPPVPHWPGPARPVPAARPGEVDLGPLLRLSLAARDAGGRLRPASSAGGLHPVDVRLTVGAAAPLPPGRYGYDPLADRVHRLGAAPGPVPPGVRAELSVTLARTRSHYGHRAWPLALLDTGHAVAALWLAAGALGAPAPVLDLDGARAEPLATVHLPPPGSAPAAAHPRPAPEARRLLARRSAPPPLTGAPDAAALAAVLAVVETAGDGVLGWCAAVGGPAPEPAPGLFALRPGGALRRLASGEARPTLAAWAAGQGWIAESGAVLLGYGCPDDADAVHIRRAHLRAGHAVGLAQAVADRHGLGARPVGAWQRADLGAALGEPPGRGWVVHGLALGADGPSPVHDASGARVAPEPAGTPRPQEPHPC